The Culex quinquefasciatus strain JHB chromosome 2, VPISU_Cqui_1.0_pri_paternal, whole genome shotgun sequence genome contains the following window.
TCTCTTTTCACATCGCCGAAGGTGATAAGctgtaaaaataaatcattccCCATCTCTCAAAAAGGTACACAAATCtttattgtttacaaacattggtTACGTGACGGTACAGTAAACAACGTCTGACGTTTCACCTCTGAATATAaacaaatttcgcaaaaaaGCAGAGAGGCCCGTTCTCTCCCAGTGCGCGAACTCAGAGAAGCTTCTTTTGTTGACGATTTTTCCATCACTGCTTTGGAGCCAACAAGCAATAAGAGAAAATTGGAGAAAACGACTGTTTGGTCGTGAGTTTTATTCAGTTTTTGTGGTTATTTTTTATGTGATACATATTGGTTAGGTTTCTTATTCATTATCTTTTTGAATTTACGGTctacaaatttagtttttttatatcaaTGCATTTCAACTAACAATTTGTTCCAAATAAATAATTCTAAacgttttagcgaaaaaaaaaaacaaacaaagaaaTAGAATGATATAAAACAATATAGAGAAAAAACACCCAGAATTCACTGAAAACTCCAAAAAACAAATGTAGCTTTAAATGTGGACAATAAAATGATAGCCATTTGATAACTAAACGGAAATCTAAATGAAACAAACCAACACACAATTACACAcaacccaaacaaaaaaatccagaaagagAGGATAAACCAAACAGTAGCGGTGATAGAGacgaaaaatcaaacaacaaataaaacttGACAACCAAACTCAAACCACTAAACATAAAAGAAAATTAACGCCAAGCGTTCCGCAGCTAGCAGTGTTGTTAAGGAAAGAACTCCTGCCAGGGATTGACCGAAACGTTCGAAGATAAATAGTTTAACACTTTTGTTTGCCAGAATCCTTTCggaacaaagtaaaaaaaatatgaaaagtgtTCAAACAGATAGAAGTGGATTCCGCGAAATATTTATCAATCGTTGAGCAGATTTTGAGTTTTCTAAAATGACAAACGACAAACGTAACTGTAGACAAAGAGAGGTAAAAATTCTatcgaacgaaaaaaaagaaacaaaaattactgcttaTCGAGATTTTTACTAGAGAATCCAATACACAACGCGTTGAACGGAGTGCGTACTCCCCCGTAAGCCGCTTCGACCAAATTTGTACTATTAATCCGAAGATgaagaataaaatttatttgcaaCAAACCTTGCTCACACCTATCTTTGATTTAATTCAGTTGACATCCATCGGTTTCGCTTCCTCTCCAGCTCCTTCATCGATCATCGTGGGCTTCTGTGAGGTTTGATCAGCTTCACCAATCTCGATCGTAGATCCGGACTTGGCGAGACTCTCCTGCAGCAGCAACAGGGCGGCGATATCGTTCCTCAACTTGTTGTTGGTTTCTCGTTCGCAGTCGAGCTGATCCGTCAAGATTTTCATTTGATCTTCGAACTGAAAGAAAACATTGTTGTGGTAAgtcttttcactttttaactttttatgcaAACCTTTGAATAAGAGTTTTGGCCGCACGTGTCCTCAATTTCGCTGAttgatttcaatgaaagtaTCTTTGctggaacgaaaaaaaaacaattcaattcaatttataaaaTGGATGAATACATTATACATTTGGACAACATGAATAAAACAGCGTTTTTAACAATTATaagttaaaatttggaaatcaaTATACACACATTATAGGTTAGTGACCTACCTAATCCACTTCTCTACGAAATGATgcaattaattattttaatacCTACCCGAAGAAGACCTTTTGCATCATCAGATTGTCcatgtaattttccatacaattttggcagctgtccatacagaaatggtatgtaaaaaattcaaagaaatgtatctatatttttatcgattttgtgtcttcggcgaaATTGTAAGTATGGATGAGAGCTACACCGAACAATATTgataaacgaaaaaaatgttccactgatttttaaaatcattattgtCACTAAGGccattccaaatatttttcaaagtttatgtcgcgggatttgaaccagcaacctctgaattgtgagtccagtgcacggtccgattgatccatacGGACAGGTGACTATAgcttgttatttgaatttttatatttttttttaatctttgaccAGGCCATATATTTTTTCAGATGTGAATTTTTAATAAAGAAAAAGGTAAAACGAAGTTGAACTCaacttttaatgtaaaatcaaagttgcaatcaaaaagatcttaagtgaaattttgataaaatgtaccgttgtCAATTTATAGGTAGGCATTTCACGaaacttgtttaaaaaagtataatttttaaaaataatttaaaaataatttgaaaaaaaatcgtagaactgagaaaattcctaacattatgttttattttatttttgatgatatGGCCTTAAGTTTCTGAGATATGGCAtggcaaatgtaaaaaaaaacagaaaaaggtTGTTGCCAAAATAgccctctgtttttttttcgatcgtCGATATCTTGGTCGATTTATGGTCCAATGTTCAATGTTAATTCTTTTTTAATGTTcactttcaataaaattatattattttgatttttttcttaactctttcaagcagttttttttatttataaaatttcaaaatatattttatagaaaagagcaacttttcagaaaaaaatgttttttaacaaattgaaaatttttgagaaaatttaaaaaattaataattataaTTAGCTTTGATATTCACTATaacgttaaataaaaaaaagaacaaatttaACAGCTTCGTAGAACTAAAAGATAAACattaccaaatttacaaaaagttgttttttatgtttttagatATTTGTTtgtccttttttaaaaataaaaaaaaaatacttaaaatttaaatttaaaaacattgttaATGTTTCAAATAAATGTTAGGACATTGCaaatagttttcaaagtttatgtagcCCCCTCAAAACCTGCccgaaaaatcaaaaggcaatatatacatatatatattttattttttttttttcaaaaaacttcaaaattttaatggaaatagtagtcaaatcaactgaaaataatttgaaatgcattttcttgcataaaaaaatcatatttagcatgtttgggctcgattaaaaatattttgattttttgtgaaattccattgtacagtaccgcaaaaaaaaattatcgcgaaTTTGTTTTTTACATCGgtacttacattttttgaaaacatatgattgcaaaacacctGGACTGGTGTAAAAAAAGGTTGAGCACTGCCCTCAAGtgatcataacttttgatagggttgtcagacctTCAAATTACAACCCTttcgccttctatcggatggggaagtaaaacgtcggtccatttgcgcaaaagaggttttgggtgacttaccacacataaccttcagaAGCCTAGTAATGAGCAGAAACCACCGGGGGTCGtcaaagtggattactttgctttgtTTGCTTGTCGGAATGGTCTATCAAATATCTTtcctaaaaatacataaaatgatACGTGTTCTTTcaaaaaccaccttttttaCAATCTTACTAATTTTAGCCAAAATCGTTTTGATagcaaaaattttgaagaaatctaaaCATAATCTAAAAATTTCTAGAACTTATGTGACCCCTAGACTGcagttctacgcataattgtcccatgttcaaaaaagtgcaactgagaaaattgcgattgaaatttttcgaccgatttctgtgtttctacgcataattgtcccatgggtTCCTATTCGTCCTATGTGTCCCTTATCGCCCCTGTTAGcaatttatcacccttatttgtgattctcttgctatacaacagataaacaagacataatgcttagtaaaactaatgattccgtgtaagaaaatacttggtgggacaattatgcgtagaagtgtaaagatgggacaaacagacttggagtgttttttaatgagtttccgaacaaagtaccagattttatgtgtttttcttaagtACACATTaaactaaactttaaaataaagtcaaaactgtccaaaactgacatgggacagtTATGCGTAGAATGGCAGTAGACGGACCGAGAAAATCGACtgacattttttgattaatatAGATAAGTATGCGTGAAAGTGCACACATTTGTATGAGCTAAAAAAGACTGACTACTTACATTTCAGGTTCAGAATTTGCTTTTTCATCGAACCATTTTCCGCCTGAACTTGCTCCAGTGCGGCCTTACTGTTGGCAACAGAGAGCACCGCCTCTTCGGCAATTTTAGTCGACGAGTCCGCCGTTTGCTTCAGAACCTTGTGCTCCTCTTCCAGTTTCTGCAAATGACTAAaaaccaaaattgtcaaaacaagTCTTGTTTCTTAAAAGGACGAATTATTCACCCATTCAGTGTGTCCATCGCCTTCCAAATCCTATCGGCACCTTCCGTCGCCGCCGGTTGATTCCGCGCCGTCTTCTGCACCTTCAGCTGATCCTGCAGT
Protein-coding sequences here:
- the LOC119768030 gene encoding TRAF3-interacting JNK-activating modulator-like is translated as MDPQEFLLAKNDFDLENFRIRLIECICELQSRRNEVTMLKLNLDESTRTKTSLQDDLKTFERENADLRDQLKITLDALNQKDSIKTGFLENAARQNVQLEAMTNEHERLNAKLQASQVKIMELTRDNNKLQDQLKVQKTARNQPAATEGADRIWKAMDTLNGHLQKLEEEHKVLKQTADSSTKIAEEAVLSVANSKAALEQVQAENGSMKKQILNLKSKILSLKSISEIEDTCGQNSYSKFEDQMKILTDQLDCERETNNKLRNDIAALLLLQESLAKSGSTIEIGEADQTSQKPTMIDEGAGEEAKPMDVN